The sequence AATGGCTGGAGTAGAGAGCTAGAAGAAGAAATGAGAGAGATTGTTGGAGTACTGAAGAGAAAAGATCTGCAAGAATACTTGAGTTTGAGCCAAAAGGCCTTGAAAGTCAACAAGATTTTAGCAGTTTCTGGTCCATTGTTAACCTTGGTTGGAGCAATTGGATCTGCTTTTGTAGGTTCTTGTTCAGGGGCCTGGCCTGCTATGGTAGGAGTTGTTGCAGGATCTATGGCAAGTATTGTGAATGCTTTGGAACATGGTGGTCAAGTTGGGATGGTGTTTGAAATGTACAGGAACAATGCAGGTTTCTTTAAGCTTATTGAAGAAACAATCGAATCAAATGTAAATTTGAGAGACGTTCTTAAAAGGGAGAATGGAGAAGTGTTCGAAATTAAGGTCGCTTTACAATTGGGAAGAAGTTTAACAGAACTCGAGCAATTGGCTGCATCAAATTCAAGCAGCAGCAACGGCAGAGAAGAATTGAGAGAGTTCGCAAGCAAACTTTTCTAAGTTAGTATACTTGAAGTTGAGATGTAAATCGAGATAAacttaaatatattatttgattaaTTTGTTCTCTATTTCCATCTCCAAATATATAACAGCCTGTGTGTATATATTTAAATCAGCAGAGAAACTAAAAGCAACTGTACAAGCAGTGTCTATAAAAGATGAAACAGTAGCCAAGCATTTACAATCACGAGTGTTTCCCTTTTGCAGGGAGGCTAACCGCATTTAACACTTAGATAAATCCACGAACATAAAGTAAAGTTAGGTTCCATTGAAACTAAAGATGGCTCATGTGTATAAACATTGAAGGCAATCGACAAAGCCACCAACAAACAAGTGGTTTCTTCAAGCTGCCTCAGCAAATCCGACTCTAAGCTTGCCAAAATCAAAGACAGTATGGTAGCGGCCCATGAAGACATCTCCCAAGATCCTGTCACCAACAAAAACAAGTTCTTAATGAAAGGAAATTATACTTTGAATTATGCTGAAAGCAGAATTAATGGTTAAGACATACCAGAGAGGTCCACGAGGAGGAGGAATATCAAAGGCTGTGAATCCACTGATGCACTGAGCTGCAACACCCTCACCCACCTTGAGAATATACTGTTCACATTGCTTGCCACTTTAGAAAGAGTTGGTAAAAAACAAGTAGTGTAATATCGAGGAAACATTAAAGAAGCATATAATATTTCCATGATCTACGGTTTCAACATGCAAGAAGCTTTATAACCTAATAGAGAGAAATTCAACATTCAAGCAactatcttttctttctttttttttttttttttggaatttaCCTCTTCTGGGGCAAGGTCAAAAACTTTGTCACCAATGGTGAAGGAAACACTAGGCATGGAAGAAAGTTTTCCACAGTCCACAGCTGATTGTCCCATTGGACTAGGCATACGATCACATAGCTGCAGGGCAGTTGATTAGTTGAGTCAACAAGAACCAATATTCAAAAGGATTTGTAGAATTCTTGGAAGTAGGGGATTCTTTTCACCTCGTTGATATAATTTATAATGCGTTCTTTGGTTTGATTCTGACGAAGTTGATTTTGCATCCAAACGACTGTCATCTCACATACCGAGCACATGCCATCTCTTAGACCATCAGATGATTTACCGGCATTTTCATCTACAACACTCTCGATTCCCATACTACAGGAACATCATTTCATGGATTAGTAGACTCACTAAGTAAATATGTGTGCGTGATTTCATATAGCAGGAATATTGTGATTTGTGAAAAGCATTTATTATGCCTCACCTTACTCCTCGAGTTCCATCAAAAGTACACAACTTAATTTGAGAACAGATCTTCTTCGGATCTGCCTGTTAGCAAGAAAGCTAGAGGTAAATAATCTAAAATGGTATAATGATTGGGAGCAGAGTATAAGACCAAAATGCTACAGCCTTGCTAAAGAGAAGTTAAAGAGGAAACGATGAACTTGCCTCAGATAAAAGCAAATCCATGATAGTTTGCCCATATTGTTGAACAACAGCCTTGCATTCCTGGCTCACGACTCCTTTAGCCCCAATGGCGTGATTGATCATGGTTATAATAGTCTAAAAGAGAAAATCAAACAACTAGGAGTCAATAGCAATTTAACCCAACTGCAAAGACCATAAGTGCAGTTTTGCTCAATCATGGATACTTTGCATCTAAGGCTAAAAGATCCTTATGCACAAGGATGCGAAAATATATTAACCACCAAATTAAAACCTGAAATTCTAAGTTAACAAGCATCCGGATGCATGAGACATTTTAttttaaagggaaaaaagaggtgtttcaacttttttttttataagaaaaagaTATACTCAATGAGCAAAAGGTGTTTCAACTTATTGATTCAAAAAGTATCATGCAACAAAGTTTTAAGTCTATGTACGCACAGTTGGACCAGCCAAAAGTGAAGTTCCAGAATCTGCAATTGCTGAACAGCCACCTTCGCAATATCCTGAATTAACAATTTTCTTTAGTCAGACTTAAATGCATATTTCAAATCATCCCATATTACgtgaataaaagaaaaaagagagcaAATCTGTCTCCTTTCCTTTTTATATTCTACTAAGTTTAGGTGTATTATAATTAACAAGCGATTTGGAAACACACCAGTTGGTTCACCATCTATGAGAACATCGCCCATGTCAAACTACGAACCAGAAAGAAAAAGTTAAGCATGGTGAGGAAAGAAAATATGAACTGGGAGGTATGAGATGACTACTTAGAAACCAACCTGCCAATAACCTTTCTGTGTGACAGGAACATAAGTATGCTTGCCCTTATAATGCTTTGGGTCAACCCCTCCAAACACAATTTCGCCTCCTTCCTCCTCCTCAGCATTTCGATTAAGCCAAAAGGAAAAGACTGGTTCCTTAACAAGACCTTGTTCAACCATGTTATACCTGAGAAGAAAATTACAACGCCCCATTCAAGCTTCTATGACAAAAAGGAACCTTAAAAGATAATCAGTAACATTAGATGAGCATATCCTACCATACTGGGACAGCACTACCAACTGCAATCTCTTGAAAACCCAGTCCCAATAACCCATCAAACTTGGCCACCAGAAAGGTAAGACTAGGTTCTCTGGTTGCCTCAATGAACAACTGAAAAAGAGAATAGCAATAAGTAACAAATCATTGATATATCTACAATTTACTTGTTATAAGAATAGTTAATGCCAGAAGTTACCTGATTCTTTACAACTAGGTCTCCAACTTTGACATTGTCATAACTAAAGAAACCAGAGACCGCTCCAGTGCCATACCGAATCGAAGCAGATGTCCCTGCACATGCCCATAAACCGAATTATTTTAGAATGCAAGTACAAACAACAAGCATCCCCAGATCAAAATAAGTACTAATGATTAAATCCAATCCTGTATCATGGATTTTGGAAAGTACCATTTTTCTTGTATGTACTTGAGCGGCTTGACTTGTACCTGGCATGGAAATGACAAGCCACCTacatcaaaacaaaaaagatgaGTGTCGCCTACAACCAAACTGGTACACTGCAAAGAAAAGTATCATTTCTTCAATGTGACAGATCCTTACAGAGAACAAGCACTTCGCAGAAGGCACCCACAGATTGGAGCTGCCAGTGTCAAAAATCACAGTGAACTTTTGTGGGGGTGTACCAATGGCGATCTCACCATAGTACTGAGCATCCAGGTAGTTCTTTAACGCAACAATATCAGTATCAGAAGATTCCCCAAGATTACCATTTGGGTTATACTTCCTAAAAGCAGCTTTCAAAATCTCTGCATCCTTGGACTCAAGGCGGGCAGCCAGCCGGTTCTCTGGGTCTAACTTAATCTTCTTTAGTCCAACTCTAAGCAACCCATCATTTGATACAGACGAGACAATATTAAATGAAACCAACAGGAACAAACACAAGAAAGCTGCTTTTGAGTGATATGAAGCCATTGGTAACCTACAGGTACAAGGTGAAGTTGAGAAAACATGAAACTCAATAGTCCCTTGATGATTATTAATAAGAATACAAGACAGGAAACAAAACCATAGAAAAGTGGGATTTTCTGTCACTTAAAAGTCCAAACTCATAGGGCGGGAAGGGAACGATACGATCAGACTCGATGGATTCCTTGAACTTTTAAGatgtaaaataaattaaaaaatatcacTAAAACCTGCTACAAATCAAGTTGGACAAGCATTATCCTAATAACTTTTAACATAAAAAACAAAGAACATAAATGATTAAATGAAAAATCCTAATCAAAAGAGCCCAAAACTACGGACTTTTTACAATAAAAACAACGTTTCAAAATCAAGTTTCAGAAGATGAACATCAAGATTGTTGTGGATTGaggttaaaagataaaaagacaAAACATTTCCACAAAAAGTAGACCAGATTAATCGAATCAAGTCTTCTACACAAAATTAACGATAGAACTTTCGCCGATAAAATTGTTTGGCAGAACCATCGTGTGTCATTGCACTCCTACGTCCTACGCCTACCTAACAACTAATCAATCCAACAAAATCCAGGGAACCCAGGAGAAATGAAAATTATCAACAATACCAAATTGCAGAACAGAGAAATAAAAAGAACCCTGGATGTACGGTCAAATGACATAATAAGCACAAACAcatgcaaaaaagaaaaagctttAAAATCAAAACCCAAGAACATGATCAGCAACCCGACAAACCACGATCATCGAAACGGTAATCAGATAACAACAAACCAAGCAAGGGTTagacaaaaacaaagaaaaacaacGATCAAGATTATCAAAACAAGAAAGCTCAATTCAAAAAAGTAACCAAAACCCAGTTACCGGATCAAGTAAACAATGAATaccaaataaacaaaataaacaatgaataccaaataaacaaaataaagaacgaaatgtaagaaaacaaaatgtaagaaaacaaaatgtaagaaaacaaaaagaaccCACCAGGGAAGGATTTCAAaggaacgagaaaactgaggaTTTGGTACGCGAATCTACGTCTTTATAGAGCGAAAGAGGAATAAACGGAAGAGAGAAGCGACTGTAAACCGACCTGTCCACTCCAAAAATCGAAGCGGACCCAACTCATCAACCAACCAGTTCCAATCCAAGGGTTCGAAACAAAGGAAAGAGGAAGGATTTCATCTGACCCGTCCGTTTCGGAAGGGGTAGAGTTGTCCTTTCATTGCCGGATTAACGTAGAGTCGTCCACGCTTCGAACCGGAAGGGTTTGAATACTCAAATCCCCAAGAAAAGCATTTTTCGCGGGTTGAAGAATCCACAGCAACCCAAAATAGAGAAACTAACGTGTTCTCGTCTGAAACAGACCGTTGATCTTGTGATGGACGGACCAGAGATAATGTGAGCTAAAATATTAGGAACTGTTACGTGTCGCAAAGTAAGGCAATGTGTTGGTCAGTTGAGAGACGACGTGCCTTAGGCTGATATGAAAGCCAATGGCTGAGGAAAATCATGGATTTTTTGGTATAATGCTAAGCTCttgtttaatatttattaatatactTTTTCGTGTTGTATGGAAATTTATGGTGCGACTTTGTGGTGAAGGTTGATATATTCTCATCAAACTTTAATAATTCTTCCTTTTTGACCTTTGGTTTTCTAAGACTTTTTAAAGTGAGAAGATTAATCACTTCTTTCACTCTTATCTACAATTACAAAAAGATTTAACTATTCTGGAAACAGCACATGTCCTAAA comes from Cucumis melo cultivar AY chromosome 12, USDA_Cmelo_AY_1.0, whole genome shotgun sequence and encodes:
- the LOC103485179 gene encoding aspartic proteinase isoform X3, with protein sequence MASYHSKAAFLCLFLLVSFNIVSSVSNDGLLRVGLKKIKLDPENRLAARLESKDAEILKAAFRKYNPNGNLGESSDTDIVALKNYLDAQYYGEIAIGTPPQKFTVIFDTGSSNLWVPSAKCLFSVACHFHARYKSSRSSTYKKNGTSASIRYGTGAVSGFFSYDNVKVGDLVVKNQLFIEATREPSLTFLVAKFDGLLGLGFQEIAVGSAVPVWYNMVEQGLVKEPVFSFWLNRNAEEEEGGEIVFGGVDPKHYKGKHTYVPVTQKGYWQFDMGDVLIDGEPTGYCEGGCSAIADSGTSLLAGPTTIITMINHAIGAKGVVSQECKAVVQQYGQTIMDLLLSEANPKKICSQIKLCTFDGTRGVSMGIESVVDENAGKSSDGLRDGMCSVCEMTVVWMQNQLRQNQTKERIINYINELCDRMPSPMGQSAVDCGKLSSMPSVSFTIGDKVFDLAPEEYILKVGEGVAAQCISGFTAFDIPPPRGPLWILGDVFMGRYHTVFDFGKLRVGFAEAA
- the LOC103485179 gene encoding aspartic proteinase isoform X2, which translates into the protein MIVVCRVADHVLGLPMASYHSKAAFLCLFLLVSFNIVSSVSNDGLLRVGLKKIKLDPENRLAARLESKDAEILKAAFRKYNPNGNLGESSDTDIVALKNYLDAQYYGEIAIGTPPQKFTVIFDTGSSNLWVPSAKCLFSVACHFHARYKSSRSSTYKKNGTSASIRYGTGAVSGFFSYDNVKVGDLVVKNQLFIEATREPSLTFLVAKFDGLLGLGFQEIAVGSAVPVWYNMVEQGLVKEPVFSFWLNRNAEEEEGGEIVFGGVDPKHYKGKHTYVPVTQKGYWQFDMGDVLIDGEPTGYCEGGCSAIADSGTSLLAGPTTIITMINHAIGAKGVVSQECKAVVQQYGQTIMDLLLSEANPKKICSQIKLCTFDGTRGVSMGIESVVDENAGKSSDGLRDGMCSVCEMTVVWMQNQLRQNQTKERIINYINELCDRMPSPMGQSAVDCGKLSSMPSVSFTIGDKVFDLAPEEYILKVGEGVAAQCISGFTAFDIPPPRGPLWILGDVFMGRYHTVFDFGKLRVGFAEAA
- the LOC103485179 gene encoding aspartic proteinase isoform X1, whose product is MCLCLLCHLTVHPGFFLFLCSAIWLPMASYHSKAAFLCLFLLVSFNIVSSVSNDGLLRVGLKKIKLDPENRLAARLESKDAEILKAAFRKYNPNGNLGESSDTDIVALKNYLDAQYYGEIAIGTPPQKFTVIFDTGSSNLWVPSAKCLFSVACHFHARYKSSRSSTYKKNGTSASIRYGTGAVSGFFSYDNVKVGDLVVKNQLFIEATREPSLTFLVAKFDGLLGLGFQEIAVGSAVPVWYNMVEQGLVKEPVFSFWLNRNAEEEEGGEIVFGGVDPKHYKGKHTYVPVTQKGYWQFDMGDVLIDGEPTGYCEGGCSAIADSGTSLLAGPTTIITMINHAIGAKGVVSQECKAVVQQYGQTIMDLLLSEANPKKICSQIKLCTFDGTRGVSMGIESVVDENAGKSSDGLRDGMCSVCEMTVVWMQNQLRQNQTKERIINYINELCDRMPSPMGQSAVDCGKLSSMPSVSFTIGDKVFDLAPEEYILKVGEGVAAQCISGFTAFDIPPPRGPLWILGDVFMGRYHTVFDFGKLRVGFAEAA